From a region of the Paenibacillus sp. R14(2021) genome:
- a CDS encoding DUF1499 domain-containing protein: MLKRTLIGLLRSHELTGDKAKDPLLKSHYYKLSRERAWEEVVSTLKKMQGYKILHEVQSVGEIVMERRTVTGRTMDITVSVISVNPVTAAVDIYSASRGSFGDLGSNYRIILEIYRTLDKKLAQYKTSGI, translated from the coding sequence TTGTTGAAGCGGACCCTAATCGGGTTGCTGCGCAGTCATGAGTTGACTGGCGATAAAGCGAAAGATCCGTTGCTGAAATCCCATTATTACAAACTATCACGCGAGAGAGCGTGGGAAGAAGTCGTCTCCACACTTAAGAAAATGCAAGGCTACAAGATACTTCACGAAGTGCAGTCCGTTGGTGAAATCGTTATGGAACGACGTACCGTTACGGGACGAACCATGGACATTACCGTTTCCGTCATAAGTGTCAACCCTGTTACGGCAGCGGTTGATATCTATTCCGCGTCGCGCGGATCCTTTGGTGATCTAGGCTCCAATTATCGAATTATACTTGAGATTTATCGGACTCTCGATAAGAAGCTGGCTCAATATAAAACGAGCGGCATATAA
- the tpx gene encoding thiol peroxidase — protein sequence MAQERTGVATLKGNPITLLGPELKVGDKAPDFQLNKSLVEVVSLQDFAGKVKLISVVPSIDTGVCDAQTRRFNEEASKFGDNVAILTVSVDLPMAQARWCGAAGVDKVVLLSDYKNNNFGEAYGVLIKELHLDFRSIFVVDSNDTIQYIEVLGEMTEHPNYENALNALKKLV from the coding sequence ATGGCACAAGAACGTACAGGCGTTGCGACGCTTAAAGGCAATCCGATTACACTCCTTGGTCCTGAACTGAAGGTCGGCGATAAAGCACCTGATTTTCAACTGAACAAATCATTGGTTGAGGTCGTCTCCTTGCAAGACTTCGCTGGCAAAGTAAAACTCATCAGCGTTGTTCCTTCCATTGATACAGGTGTATGCGATGCCCAAACGCGCCGTTTCAACGAAGAAGCAAGCAAGTTCGGCGACAACGTTGCCATCTTGACCGTCAGCGTTGACCTTCCAATGGCGCAAGCCCGCTGGTGCGGAGCGGCAGGCGTTGACAAAGTCGTCCTGCTCTCCGACTACAAAAACAACAATTTCGGCGAAGCTTACGGCGTGCTGATCAAAGAGCTTCACCTTGATTTCCGCTCCATCTTCGTCGTAGACAGCAATGATACGATCCAATACATCGAAGTACTGGGCGAAATGACGGAACATCCGAACTACGAGAACGCGCTTAACGCCCTGAAAAAGCTTGTTTAA
- a CDS encoding rhomboid family intramembrane serine protease — translation MIFLRYESFGKYLRMFPVTAAIIAINVLVYFADHTFLNGQLMEFGYFYSDKYDNYFSLDEPWRYVTAVFLHLNLQHIFYNMFSILIFAPPLERMLGHIKYTVFYLLCGIFGNLLSAIVDTSTAGAGASGAIYGVFGAYLFLALMKRSLDINSRKTVYTILVFGILYTFIIPNIGIWAHFGGLLAGFVLGYANDYFLGSKSNSGYRR, via the coding sequence ATGATTTTTCTTCGCTATGAAAGCTTTGGCAAATACTTGCGAATGTTTCCGGTCACGGCTGCCATTATTGCGATCAACGTACTCGTCTATTTCGCGGATCATACGTTCTTGAACGGGCAATTAATGGAGTTTGGGTACTTCTACAGTGATAAGTATGATAATTATTTCTCGCTCGATGAGCCTTGGAGATACGTGACGGCAGTGTTCCTGCATCTCAATTTGCAGCATATCTTCTATAACATGTTCAGCATCCTGATCTTCGCGCCGCCGCTTGAACGCATGCTGGGACATATCAAGTACACCGTCTTTTATCTGCTTTGCGGTATCTTCGGGAATCTGCTCAGCGCCATTGTAGACACGTCTACGGCAGGAGCGGGCGCATCCGGCGCAATTTATGGGGTTTTCGGTGCCTATTTATTCCTTGCGCTTATGAAGCGGTCATTGGATATTAACTCCCGCAAGACGGTATATACGATTCTAGTATTCGGAATCTTATATACGTTCATCATTCCGAATATCGGGATATGGGCGCATTTCGGCGGTCTCTTAGCTGGATTCGTACTGGGTTATGCGAACGATTATTTCCTGGGCTCGAAGTCGAACAGCGGCTATAGAAGATAG
- a CDS encoding LysR family transcriptional regulator: MELRQLYYFVKVAKREHVTKAAEELHVAQSAVSRQIHQLEEELGAKLFLQKGRNLQLTPVGSLFLKRAEVILGDLERAVVEIKEFLDPESGEIRLGFPHSLGISLIPEVVSAFRKVNPSVNFRFKQGMYPSLIQDVMKGEVDLAFVSPYPEMHPHVTGQIVLTEELFAILPPGHPLSHEEVIDLIQLKDELFVLFSDGYSLRPIVWDACKEAGFTPQIGFEGQETDTIRGLVAAGMGVSLLPEMALHGSGKLQPSKVRVKSPQVTRTIGLIYRSNEKLPLVAKVFQHFLLDFFDCSHSNTR, translated from the coding sequence ATGGAGCTTCGTCAATTATATTATTTCGTAAAGGTAGCCAAACGGGAACATGTCACGAAAGCGGCGGAGGAGCTTCATGTGGCGCAGTCCGCCGTGAGCCGGCAGATCCACCAGCTCGAAGAGGAGCTTGGCGCGAAGCTGTTTCTGCAGAAGGGGCGCAACCTGCAGCTCACGCCTGTCGGGTCGTTATTTCTGAAGCGTGCTGAGGTCATATTGGGTGATCTGGAGCGTGCGGTCGTGGAAATCAAAGAGTTTCTCGACCCAGAGAGCGGTGAGATCAGGCTCGGATTTCCGCATAGCCTTGGCATATCGCTTATCCCGGAAGTCGTTTCCGCGTTCCGTAAGGTAAATCCAAGTGTTAACTTCCGCTTCAAGCAGGGCATGTATCCTTCGCTCATCCAAGACGTCATGAAAGGCGAGGTGGACCTTGCTTTCGTGTCTCCTTATCCGGAGATGCATCCCCACGTCACAGGTCAAATCGTGCTGACGGAGGAGCTGTTCGCGATATTGCCGCCTGGACATCCCTTGTCGCATGAAGAAGTGATCGATTTGATTCAATTAAAGGATGAGCTGTTCGTATTGTTCAGCGACGGCTACTCGCTGCGTCCGATTGTATGGGATGCGTGTAAAGAAGCAGGCTTTACGCCGCAAATCGGCTTCGAAGGCCAGGAGACGGATACGATTCGCGGACTCGTTGCCGCCGGAATGGGCGTTAGCTTGCTTCCGGAGATGGCGCTGCACGGTTCTGGAAAGCTTCAGCCGTCGAAAGTGAGGGTGAAATCACCTCAGGTGACGCGGACAATCGGATTGATCTATCGTTCTAACGAGAAGCTTCCGTTAGTCGCGAAAGTATTTCAGCATTTCCTCCTTGATTTTTTTGATTGCAGCCATTCCAATACGCGCTGA
- a CDS encoding penicillin-binding protein 2, with product MSKERRRDRQRRVFIVLIGLSGGMVFLLLRLAWLQLMPSASAEASSANWKAESVAQRERELVLDSGRGDFFDREGTALTGETYEALAVFPLQPKARLAGDSADLHRLAGVLGLEPERLLRWMNTLKEPAFWKREGERSPLKLSPAQLAKVNRLHMNGVRILPYHNRYPAGFRAKHALGYVSQHPELLQIDYRDRLSAHKMRLTDQTGGAGLERSLDRLLQGTGPTSVSYFTDGADKPLQGLNWRLQGPHNPSYPLQVHTTMALPIQNQLEHYVDSHGLKEGAVVVLDAATADIVAMISRPQLPTGSLESKQGDTANHAVRAATPGSIFKLVTEAAALEAHVTDEREIFRCNGNYGHYGLHCWKGGGHGDVTLQDALAGSCNVVFASLAERLSASQLTVTAAKLGIGYQVGWVSTGAFAPLGKPLRLLPEEEAGTIFAVPPTVRDGGQLAQTGIGQRDVKISPLQAANLVVTLLNEGVVREPRLVHEIRYGDGRLMAKLPKQTVQAQYGRILPRTAETILQGMEAVVAYGTGQSIQEGSWQVAGKSGTAQIMQGSRERLNQWFVGYGPVKAPRYAVAVLAENRCTGTSNQATKLFRGVMDILAEETNKQEAGAIMGWNPAP from the coding sequence ATGAGCAAGGAGCGGCGAAGAGATAGACAGCGGCGCGTATTTATTGTGCTGATCGGCTTGAGCGGAGGGATGGTGTTCTTGCTGCTGCGTCTTGCGTGGCTTCAGTTAATGCCGTCTGCGTCAGCTGAGGCGAGCAGCGCGAATTGGAAGGCGGAGTCAGTCGCACAGCGTGAACGGGAGCTGGTGCTGGACAGCGGGCGAGGCGATTTCTTCGACCGGGAGGGGACGGCATTGACGGGAGAAACCTATGAAGCGTTGGCGGTCTTTCCGCTGCAGCCGAAGGCGCGGCTTGCCGGGGATTCGGCTGATCTGCATAGGCTGGCCGGCGTGCTCGGGCTGGAGCCTGAGCGGCTCCTCCGGTGGATGAACACACTGAAGGAACCGGCTTTTTGGAAGCGGGAAGGGGAACGCTCGCCGCTGAAGCTATCCCCTGCTCAACTGGCGAAGGTGAACAGGCTGCACATGAATGGTGTACGCATCCTGCCCTATCATAACCGTTACCCGGCAGGGTTCCGTGCCAAGCATGCCCTTGGTTATGTGAGCCAGCACCCCGAGCTACTGCAGATCGATTACCGCGATCGGCTCTCCGCGCATAAGATGAGGCTGACGGATCAGACAGGCGGCGCGGGCTTGGAGCGATCACTTGACAGGCTCCTGCAGGGGACAGGCCCGACATCGGTCTCTTACTTCACGGACGGAGCGGATAAGCCGCTTCAAGGGTTGAATTGGCGGCTCCAAGGCCCCCATAATCCCTCTTATCCGCTTCAGGTACACACGACGATGGCTCTGCCGATTCAAAACCAATTGGAGCATTACGTCGATTCCCACGGGCTGAAAGAAGGCGCAGTAGTAGTGTTGGATGCGGCAACAGCGGATATCGTCGCAATGATCTCCAGACCACAGCTTCCAACCGGGTCACTTGAAAGCAAACAAGGCGATACTGCGAATCATGCGGTTCGTGCGGCAACGCCGGGTTCGATCTTCAAGCTTGTAACAGAGGCGGCGGCCTTGGAAGCACATGTTACGGACGAGCGGGAGATTTTCCGCTGTAACGGAAATTACGGACATTACGGTCTGCATTGCTGGAAAGGAGGCGGACATGGTGATGTCACGCTTCAGGATGCCCTTGCAGGCTCTTGCAATGTCGTCTTTGCTTCGCTGGCGGAGCGGCTGAGCGCGAGTCAGTTGACGGTGACTGCAGCTAAGCTGGGCATCGGCTATCAAGTAGGCTGGGTAAGTACTGGCGCTTTTGCGCCGCTGGGCAAACCGCTGCGACTGCTGCCTGAGGAGGAGGCAGGCACGATATTTGCCGTTCCGCCTACTGTACGCGATGGCGGTCAGCTTGCGCAAACGGGCATTGGTCAGCGCGATGTGAAGATCTCTCCGCTGCAGGCGGCGAATCTCGTTGTTACCTTGTTAAACGAAGGCGTCGTAAGAGAACCTCGCCTTGTTCATGAGATCCGCTATGGCGATGGGAGGCTGATGGCGAAGCTGCCCAAGCAAACGGTGCAGGCTCAATATGGACGAATTTTGCCCAGGACGGCGGAAACGATCTTGCAAGGTATGGAAGCCGTGGTGGCTTACGGAACAGGCCAAAGCATTCAAGAAGGCAGTTGGCAGGTGGCGGGCAAATCAGGTACTGCGCAAATCATGCAGGGAAGCCGGGAACGGTTGAATCAATGGTTTGTCGGCTACGGACCGGTGAAAGCGCCGCGTTATGCGGTAGCGGTTCTTGCGGAGAATCGGTGTACGGGTACGTCCAATCAAGCGACGAAGCTGTTTCGAGGTGTAATGGACATTCTTGCGGAGGAAACGAACAAGCAAGAAGCCGGAGCCATCATGGGATGGAATCCGGCTCCTTGA
- a CDS encoding AI-2E family transporter, translating to MLSFYRKYWRTAFDIALIVLTVYLIMFAFSYLYRIATPIFLSFLIFLFIEPPARWLCRLGMKKSIAAGISVLVFTLVIVGAFVGAGFIITSQVTTLADKLPTYQKILVEQFQVNASLLEQKVDGLPPGVVDKSQEVIGYITNWGKNLAVMFLKSLGGYLMSFSTFIINFSVGIILAYFLSLEIKEWKQVAREKTPNTFKKAFVFLRDNVFSGIAGYLKAQGKLISITFAVIFVSLLLLRVSNAFSISLLAAFFDILPLLGVGTVFIPWIIYLFIVGQTSLAIWLSVLFLVVVLTRQILEPKITGDTLGVSAFTMLAFMIISLSIFGISGVILSPILMILLKALYDQRYFHRWIHTPKGEFETPSSPVKEPDSIP from the coding sequence ATGCTTTCTTTTTACCGCAAATACTGGCGCACCGCTTTTGACATTGCACTAATCGTATTAACGGTGTATCTCATCATGTTCGCGTTCAGCTATTTATACCGGATCGCAACGCCAATCTTCTTGTCCTTCCTTATTTTCCTGTTTATCGAGCCGCCCGCCAGGTGGCTGTGCCGTCTGGGGATGAAGAAATCCATCGCTGCCGGTATCTCCGTTCTCGTCTTTACTCTTGTTATCGTTGGGGCATTCGTCGGTGCGGGATTCATCATTACGTCGCAGGTGACGACGCTTGCGGACAAGCTGCCGACTTACCAGAAAATACTGGTAGAGCAGTTTCAGGTGAATGCGAGCTTGCTGGAGCAAAAGGTAGATGGACTGCCGCCGGGTGTCGTCGACAAGTCGCAAGAAGTAATCGGCTACATTACTAACTGGGGTAAGAACCTCGCCGTGATGTTCCTAAAATCACTCGGCGGTTACCTGATGTCCTTCTCTACCTTTATCATTAACTTCTCTGTAGGAATCATTCTGGCTTATTTTCTCAGCTTGGAAATCAAGGAATGGAAGCAGGTTGCGAGGGAAAAGACGCCTAATACGTTCAAGAAAGCTTTCGTGTTTCTGCGGGATAATGTGTTTTCCGGCATCGCCGGTTATTTGAAGGCCCAGGGCAAACTTATCAGCATCACATTTGCTGTTATTTTCGTTTCGCTGCTTCTGCTTCGCGTTTCGAATGCGTTCTCGATCTCCCTGCTCGCTGCATTCTTCGACATACTGCCGCTGCTCGGCGTCGGCACCGTGTTTATTCCGTGGATTATTTACTTGTTCATCGTGGGGCAGACCTCGCTTGCGATTTGGTTGTCCGTGCTCTTCCTCGTCGTCGTGCTGACGCGTCAAATTCTAGAACCCAAAATCACGGGCGATACGCTCGGTGTATCGGCGTTCACCATGCTGGCTTTTATGATTATTTCCTTGTCCATCTTCGGCATCTCCGGCGTCATTCTTTCGCCGATCCTCATGATTCTTTTGAAGGCTTTATACGATCAGCGATATTTTCACCGCTGGATACACACCCCCAAAGGGGAATTCGAGACACCGTCCTCTCCAGTCAAGGAGCCGGATTCCATCCCATGA
- a CDS encoding polysaccharide deacetylase family protein codes for MENFLLWGFYFLTFYAFLPGLISRTFGFRVFKHGHANREIALTFDDGPDPVYTPRVLDLLKRYDAKATFFVVGVHAERHPELLKRMHDEGHVIGIHNYVHKSNWLMRPSTVKKQIHRTSEIIRKATGSRSAYYRPPWGIVNLFDFSNLGYLQIILWSALFGDWRKRVGAERLHKRMMKKLRPGEVILLHDCGATFGADIDAPANMLLALEPFLAAGQAKGYKFVHITDMIALTDGNKAVKRSFGWMKRTLIACWMGWERLFHVMFRVKSVGADTLFHYRVVPYHGKTLELPDGKNIAAKDAVVELHFDNKKLLKMMTDSRSMMHLAIMLIREVQKGMPKLAQQLATDKAVQQAKGVYGVSMINRGAEQFGFSVLQIPKGLFDTTSRIYLKLLLRVLHPSGKQRLTEQGSRLEPRIMAISIDDFWQRFGSDSQEAQSHSKWKPTKSFENSIRQERRADMPPAPHDHSNAAREFTP; via the coding sequence ATGGAAAACTTCCTGCTTTGGGGCTTTTATTTTTTAACGTTTTACGCTTTCTTACCGGGGCTGATCAGTCGAACATTCGGATTTCGGGTATTTAAGCATGGGCACGCGAACCGTGAAATTGCGCTGACGTTTGACGATGGACCGGATCCCGTGTATACGCCGCGGGTGCTTGATTTATTAAAACGCTATGATGCGAAGGCAACGTTCTTCGTTGTTGGCGTTCATGCCGAGCGGCACCCGGAATTGCTGAAAAGAATGCATGATGAAGGTCATGTCATCGGGATTCATAATTATGTGCATAAATCCAATTGGCTCATGCGTCCAAGCACGGTCAAGAAACAAATTCACCGTACTTCAGAAATAATACGCAAAGCAACGGGCTCGCGTTCCGCTTATTATCGACCGCCGTGGGGAATTGTGAATTTATTTGATTTTTCCAACTTGGGATACCTGCAAATTATACTGTGGTCGGCATTGTTTGGCGATTGGCGCAAGCGGGTAGGAGCAGAACGGCTTCACAAGCGAATGATGAAGAAGCTCCGGCCAGGCGAGGTTATCCTGCTGCATGACTGCGGAGCTACTTTTGGTGCGGATATCGATGCACCGGCCAATATGCTGCTTGCATTGGAGCCGTTTCTGGCTGCAGGCCAGGCTAAGGGATATAAATTTGTTCATATCACGGATATGATTGCTCTAACTGACGGTAACAAAGCCGTTAAACGTTCCTTCGGCTGGATGAAACGGACGCTGATCGCTTGCTGGATGGGCTGGGAGCGTCTATTCCACGTCATGTTCCGCGTAAAATCAGTCGGAGCGGATACTCTGTTCCATTACCGGGTGGTGCCTTACCACGGCAAGACGCTTGAGCTTCCGGACGGGAAAAACATCGCCGCTAAGGATGCGGTTGTTGAACTTCATTTTGATAACAAGAAGCTGCTGAAAATGATGACCGATTCACGATCGATGATGCATCTCGCCATTATGCTCATCCGTGAAGTTCAGAAGGGGATGCCAAAACTTGCCCAGCAGCTTGCTACAGACAAAGCGGTTCAACAGGCAAAGGGCGTGTACGGCGTCAGTATGATCAATCGGGGGGCGGAGCAGTTTGGCTTCAGCGTGCTGCAGATCCCGAAAGGATTGTTTGACACGACATCCCGGATTTATCTAAAATTGCTGCTGCGGGTGCTTCATCCGTCCGGCAAGCAACGCCTGACCGAACAGGGGTCGCGCTTGGAGCCGCGCATTATGGCCATCTCCATTGACGACTTCTGGCAACGGTTTGGCAGTGATTCGCAAGAAGCGCAATCGCATTCGAAGTGGAAGCCGACCAAATCATTCGAGAATAGCATCCGTCAGGAGCGCAGGGCCGACATGCCGCCGGCGCCTCATGACCACTCAAATGCTGCCAGGGAGTTTACCCCCTAG
- the ilvD gene encoding dihydroxy-acid dehydratase — translation MASSKMRSDMIKKGFDRAPHRSLLRAAGVKEEDFGKPFIAVCNSYIDIIPGHVHLQEFGKLVKEAIREAGGVPFEFNTIGVDDGIAMGHIGMRYSLASREIIADSVETVVNAHWFDGMVCIPNCDKITPGMIMGALRVNIPTILVSGGPMKAGKTSDGRPISLSSVFEGVGAFQAGKIDEASLTELEQYGCPTCGSCSGMFTANSMNCLAEGLGLALPGNGTILAVSPERKEFVKQAARQLMNLIEMDLKPRDIVKKESIDNAFALDMAMGGSTNTVLHTLAIAHEAGIEYPIERINEIAARVPHLAKIAPASDYHIEDVHNAGGVSAIINELFKKEGALNGDVLTVTGKTLRENVAGHEIQDTDVIHTLDNPHSQRGGLAVLFGNLAPRGAIIKVGAVDKSVGGYHKGPAICFDSQDDALHGIANGKVKEGHVVIIRYEGPKGGPGMPEMLAPTSQIVGMGLGAKVGLVTDGRFSGASRGISIGHVSPEAAEGGPIAFVQDGDIVELNLNNNEMNLLISDEEFEARRANWQGFESKIKKGYLARYSHLVTNASTGGVLKFN, via the coding sequence ATGGCTTCAAGCAAGATGCGTTCTGACATGATCAAAAAAGGTTTTGACCGCGCTCCGCACCGCAGTTTGCTGCGTGCAGCCGGCGTCAAGGAAGAAGATTTCGGCAAACCGTTCATCGCGGTCTGCAACTCGTATATCGACATCATTCCCGGTCACGTTCATCTTCAGGAGTTCGGAAAATTGGTTAAAGAAGCGATCCGCGAAGCCGGCGGCGTTCCCTTTGAATTCAACACAATTGGCGTCGACGACGGAATTGCAATGGGCCACATCGGCATGCGCTACTCCTTGGCTAGTCGCGAGATCATCGCGGATTCTGTCGAAACCGTCGTGAATGCGCACTGGTTTGACGGCATGGTATGTATTCCGAACTGCGACAAAATCACACCCGGCATGATCATGGGCGCGCTTCGCGTCAACATCCCTACGATACTTGTCAGCGGCGGACCGATGAAGGCCGGCAAAACGTCCGACGGTCGCCCGATCTCGCTTTCCAGCGTATTCGAAGGCGTAGGCGCCTTCCAAGCAGGCAAAATCGACGAAGCAAGCTTGACCGAGCTTGAACAATACGGCTGCCCGACTTGCGGCTCTTGCTCCGGCATGTTCACGGCCAACTCCATGAACTGTCTAGCTGAAGGCCTTGGACTTGCGCTTCCAGGCAACGGTACGATTCTGGCTGTATCCCCTGAGCGTAAAGAGTTCGTTAAACAAGCGGCGCGTCAGCTGATGAATTTGATTGAAATGGATTTGAAGCCGCGCGATATCGTGAAGAAAGAATCGATCGATAATGCTTTCGCGCTCGACATGGCGATGGGCGGTTCCACGAACACCGTACTCCATACGCTTGCGATTGCTCATGAAGCCGGCATCGAGTATCCGATTGAACGCATCAACGAAATTGCCGCGCGCGTACCGCATCTGGCCAAAATCGCGCCTGCATCCGATTACCACATAGAAGATGTGCACAATGCCGGCGGCGTGAGTGCCATTATCAACGAGCTCTTCAAAAAAGAAGGCGCGCTTAACGGCGACGTGCTTACCGTTACGGGCAAGACGCTTCGCGAGAACGTTGCCGGTCACGAGATTCAAGATACGGATGTTATTCATACGCTGGATAATCCGCACAGCCAGCGCGGCGGTCTTGCCGTTCTGTTCGGCAACCTCGCTCCGCGCGGCGCTATCATCAAAGTCGGCGCAGTCGACAAGTCTGTCGGCGGCTACCACAAAGGTCCGGCGATCTGCTTTGATTCTCAAGACGATGCGCTTCATGGCATTGCTAATGGTAAAGTCAAAGAAGGACATGTGGTCATCATCCGTTATGAAGGACCAAAGGGTGGACCCGGCATGCCGGAAATGCTTGCTCCGACCTCGCAAATCGTCGGTATGGGCCTTGGCGCCAAGGTCGGTCTCGTGACTGACGGCCGCTTCTCCGGCGCATCGCGCGGCATCAGTATCGGCCACGTTTCTCCTGAAGCTGCCGAGGGTGGACCAATTGCCTTCGTTCAAGACGGCGACATCGTCGAGCTTAATCTGAACAATAATGAAATGAACCTGCTGATCAGCGATGAGGAATTCGAAGCTCGCCGTGCGAACTGGCAAGGATTCGAATCCAAAATCAAAAAAGGCTACCTGGCTCGCTATTCTCACCTCGTTACAAACGCAAGCACTGGCGGCGTATTGAAGTTCAACTAA
- a CDS encoding urease subunit gamma — MQLTEREKEKLLITIAADLARRRLLRGVKLNYPESIALITSEIMEGARNGMTVAELMEHGTTILSRGQVMTGVADMIHEVQVEATFPDGTKLVTIHHPIQ; from the coding sequence ATGCAGTTGACAGAACGTGAGAAAGAGAAGCTTCTTATAACAATTGCTGCCGACCTGGCGCGCAGGCGTCTGCTTCGGGGTGTGAAACTGAATTATCCGGAAAGCATCGCCTTAATTACTTCGGAGATTATGGAAGGCGCGCGTAATGGCATGACCGTCGCTGAGCTGATGGAGCATGGCACAACGATACTGAGTCGCGGACAGGTGATGACCGGCGTTGCAGACATGATCCACGAGGTACAGGTAGAAGCAACATTTCCGGATGGAACTAAGCTTGTTACGATTCATCATCCCATACAATAA
- a CDS encoding GNAT family N-acetyltransferase — protein MTFQTERLLLRPFDQGDARNVVQLAGEYEVARTTLSLPHPYPIDAAYSWISFRKDAAKNGHGYTFAMVVEATQQLIGCISLNITSEHQRAEIGYWLGSAHWGQGYATEAARRVVRFGFEDLRLNRIFGAAMTKNPASAAVLKKAGMQHEGCFKQHIRKWNEFEDVDYFGITKTDFLHN, from the coding sequence GTGACGTTTCAGACCGAACGGCTGCTGCTGCGCCCTTTTGATCAAGGTGATGCCCGGAATGTCGTACAGCTGGCCGGAGAATACGAAGTTGCCCGGACAACGCTTTCACTTCCTCACCCCTACCCGATTGACGCTGCATACTCATGGATTTCTTTCCGCAAGGACGCGGCAAAAAACGGGCATGGCTATACCTTTGCAATGGTCGTCGAAGCAACCCAGCAATTGATCGGCTGCATCAGTCTCAATATTACGTCCGAGCATCAGCGTGCTGAAATCGGCTATTGGCTCGGCAGTGCGCATTGGGGTCAGGGCTATGCCACCGAAGCTGCCCGCAGGGTCGTGCGATTCGGGTTCGAGGATCTTCGACTCAATCGGATCTTCGGAGCCGCGATGACGAAAAACCCGGCTTCCGCCGCTGTGCTAAAGAAAGCCGGCATGCAGCATGAGGGCTGTTTCAAGCAGCATATTCGAAAATGGAATGAATTCGAGGATGTAGACTACTTCGGAATTACAAAAACGGACTTCTTACATAATTAA